The Amycolatopsis mongoliensis genome includes a window with the following:
- a CDS encoding LysE family translocator: MPELIWPLLLFAVVMVVSPGTNNVLATDSGLRFGLRASLRLLAGLGLGVVSLVVLAALGLGFVVTAVPHTQVALRAAGTGYLLWLAVRILRSGRPAGTQDAQGSRTFTTGLLASWLNPKVWVLALSAVAGYSTISSDPFVLAAILGSVFAVVVVPNLLLWCSCGRLMAARLTTDRHWRVANTALAALLVVSIVPIWLE; the protein is encoded by the coding sequence ATGCCCGAGTTGATCTGGCCACTGCTGCTGTTCGCGGTGGTCATGGTGGTCAGTCCCGGAACGAACAACGTGCTGGCGACCGACAGCGGTCTGCGGTTCGGGCTGCGCGCCAGCCTGCGGTTGCTGGCCGGCCTCGGCCTCGGCGTCGTGTCGCTGGTCGTGCTGGCTGCGCTGGGCCTCGGCTTCGTCGTCACCGCGGTGCCACACACCCAGGTCGCCCTGCGGGCGGCGGGCACCGGGTACCTGCTGTGGCTGGCCGTGCGGATTCTGCGGTCCGGCAGGCCGGCCGGGACGCAGGACGCGCAGGGCTCCCGGACCTTCACCACCGGGCTGCTGGCGAGCTGGCTGAATCCGAAGGTCTGGGTGCTGGCGCTGAGCGCAGTCGCCGGGTATTCCACGATCTCTTCCGACCCGTTCGTGCTCGCGGCGATCCTGGGCAGCGTTTTCGCCGTCGTCGTCGTCCCCAACCTGCTGCTGTGGTGTTCCTGCGGACGGCTGATGGCGGCCAGGCTCACCACCGACCGCCACTGGCGCGTCGCGAACACGGCTTTGGCCGCACTGCTCGTGGTGTCGATCGTCCCGATCTGGCTGGAGTGA
- a CDS encoding Lrp/AsnC family transcriptional regulator encodes MALDSIDQAILRILQRDGRMSNRDLASAVGLSAAPCLRRVQRLEEQGYISGYAALVDRDLVGRGLTVFITVRLAQHTKRAIERFETEIVQDPAVLECHWTAGETDYLLKVAVADLRDLDRFLLERMTRIEGVATLHSGIAIRTVKHTTVVPVD; translated from the coding sequence ATGGCACTGGACAGCATCGACCAGGCGATCCTCCGGATCCTGCAGCGCGACGGCCGGATGTCGAACCGGGACCTCGCGTCCGCGGTCGGCCTGTCGGCCGCACCGTGTCTGCGTCGCGTGCAGCGGCTGGAGGAGCAGGGCTACATCAGCGGCTACGCGGCCCTCGTCGACCGCGACCTGGTCGGCCGCGGACTCACCGTCTTCATCACGGTCCGGCTGGCGCAGCACACCAAGCGCGCCATCGAACGGTTCGAAACCGAGATCGTGCAGGACCCCGCCGTGCTGGAGTGCCACTGGACCGCCGGGGAAACGGACTACCTGCTCAAGGTCGCCGTCGCCGACCTGCGCGACCTCGACCGGTTCCTGCTCGAACGGATGACCCGGATCGAGGGCGTGGCCACCCTGCACTCCGGCATCGCGATCCGCACCGTCAAGCACACCACGGTGGTTCCGGTCGACTGA
- a CDS encoding amidase, with translation MNWSFQTAEELVVALRAGAVTAVELTDEAIARIERDDEVVNAICVRDFDRARAAAHRADQARARGEDRPLLGVPVTVKESYDIAGLPTTWGMPPHRDYLPAEDAVQVSRLKAAGAVVLGKTNVPLGLQDIQSFNEIYGTTTNPWDPGRTSGGSSGGSAAALASGFGALSIGSDIAGSLRTPAHFCGVYAHKPTLGLAAGRGMVPPAEPALPVELDLAVVGPMARTARDLTLLLDVMVGPDPLTFGKAHNVTLPPARHERLGDFRVLVVDEHPLLPTGAAVRAGVNRVAAALADGGARVERHSPLLPDLAEAATLYMQLLISGSVARFPTESLEQLRTRVAGLGADRSLDATRLRAMLFSHRDWMEANRLREVHRHGWRQLFAEFDAVVCPITPTPAFPHDHSPNPMERRIDIDGVEYPYFDQLVWAGLATMPGLPATAVPAGRSPEGLPVGVQLIGPMFEDRTPLRLAELLEQEIGGFQAPK, from the coding sequence ATGAATTGGAGCTTTCAGACGGCCGAAGAACTCGTTGTCGCGTTGCGCGCCGGTGCGGTGACGGCGGTGGAACTGACCGACGAGGCGATCGCCCGTATCGAGCGTGACGACGAGGTGGTCAACGCGATCTGCGTGCGGGACTTCGACCGGGCGCGGGCCGCCGCGCACCGTGCCGACCAGGCACGCGCGCGGGGGGAGGACCGGCCGCTGCTCGGTGTTCCGGTGACGGTCAAGGAGTCCTACGACATCGCCGGGCTGCCCACGACCTGGGGCATGCCGCCGCACCGGGACTATCTGCCGGCCGAGGACGCGGTCCAGGTGTCGCGGCTCAAGGCCGCGGGCGCGGTGGTGCTCGGCAAGACCAATGTGCCGCTGGGGTTGCAGGACATCCAGAGCTTCAACGAGATCTACGGCACCACCACCAACCCGTGGGATCCCGGTCGCACGTCGGGCGGATCCTCCGGCGGGTCGGCGGCGGCCCTGGCGTCCGGGTTCGGCGCGCTGTCCATCGGTTCCGACATCGCCGGCTCGCTGCGCACCCCTGCGCATTTCTGCGGCGTCTACGCGCACAAGCCGACGCTCGGGCTGGCGGCCGGCCGCGGGATGGTCCCGCCGGCCGAGCCTGCCTTGCCGGTCGAGCTCGACCTCGCCGTCGTCGGTCCGATGGCGCGCACCGCCCGCGACCTCACGCTCCTGCTCGACGTGATGGTCGGGCCGGACCCGCTGACGTTCGGCAAGGCGCACAACGTGACGCTGCCGCCCGCGCGCCACGAGCGGCTCGGCGATTTCCGGGTCCTGGTCGTCGACGAGCATCCGCTCCTTCCGACCGGGGCCGCCGTGCGGGCGGGCGTGAACCGGGTGGCCGCCGCGCTCGCCGACGGCGGCGCCCGCGTCGAACGGCACAGTCCGCTGCTGCCCGATCTGGCCGAAGCCGCGACGCTCTACATGCAGTTGCTGATTTCGGGTTCCGTTGCGCGTTTTCCCACCGAATCGCTCGAGCAGCTGCGGACCCGCGTCGCCGGACTGGGCGCCGACCGGAGTCTCGACGCGACGCGGCTGCGCGCCATGTTGTTCAGCCACCGCGACTGGATGGAGGCGAACCGCCTTCGCGAGGTCCACCGCCACGGCTGGCGGCAGCTGTTCGCCGAGTTCGACGCCGTGGTGTGCCCGATCACGCCGACGCCCGCGTTCCCGCACGACCACAGCCCCAATCCGATGGAACGGCGGATCGACATCGACGGCGTCGAGTACCCGTACTTCGACCAGCTCGTCTGGGCCGGGCTGGCCACCATGCCCGGTCTGCCCGCCACCGCGGTACCGGCGGGCCGGTCCCCCGAGGGCCTGCCGGTCGGGGTGCAGCTCATCGGTCCGATGTTCGAGGACCGCACCCCGCTGCGGCTGGCCGAACTGCTGGAGCAGGAGATCGGCGGCTTCCAGGCACCGAAGTAG